The genomic window GATTATGAGCTATAAACTTTGTTTCAGTAGGTCTTATTTAAGACACTGCTTAGCAGAACAACTGTAATCTACTGAATTGGACCAAAATGTTTGgcagtttgtattttcatggagTTACCTATATCAGAAGATCTTTCTGTTATGTTTCTAAATATGTTgtagcatgtaaaaatatttgtgaatctgTAGAAACTCAAGTTCTGTGGTCATGGAGTATGTCTTCATCTAAGCAGGGAAGTACAGTTTGTAACTGTAGTATGGAATGATAAGAATTAGGATTCCAGGGGTCTGATATCTGGTactaacatttgaaaaacttgggaagaaatgcagtttaaaggTGTAAAACAGTGAAGTGCATTGTGAGGAGGACAGCTTCTGAAAGACCTGAAATAGCCAAATGTTAAGCCTGGGGTGTGACTTTTGGAGATGACTTCAAGGGTACTGCAAACAGGCAGGTCTGATCTCTGCACGttgttgtgggctttttaaaggaatggcacctccttcctcctcatttccttgTGCATGTTTGCCGGTGCTCCTGTGTACAAGGACATTCTTTTGTGGTAAAGAACTGTAGTTACCTAAAAGTCAGATAGCTGTTAACACCTATTTCAAATGGGAAGTCGAAGATCCAGCAATAACTGAGAGATAACTGAGAGATAACTGAGAGAAATGGGTACAAAAGTCTGGTGTCAATTGCCTCACCTGATgtgctcttcatcttcatcttttgaagtgaaaaatctaaTGAAACGACTTGTGCAACtctttcaggatggctgtggactggGCTAGGCACTTTGGACAGACAGAGGTTGTTGATCTGTTGGAATCCTACAGGTAAGCTGTAGCTATTTTGCAGGAGGAGTTGTATATGATAGTGATGGGGAATTTGAGGTTTGTGTTCTTTTAATCAgaacaggttttagcttttcatgctgtaaaatcTGGACTGAATAGCAAtacctatttttttaagaataagaatttcaaaaccaaacaagtttgTACTCAGTATTGTATTGTTTATGTTTGCACAACTTGCTAATTGTATGCTatgtgccattttcttttcacatgcttactttgcaaacaaatttgtcatgtgtttttatctgtatattttttatacGCAATAggcatgttaaagaaaattgacaGAAGTAACGTGTACACTAGGCCATTCAAGAATGCTTTTCTGATTAACTTACAGTTATCATAGTTGAGGTAGTGTTTTgtaaagattatatttattataatttctcttaGTGCAGTTTCTGCTAGTGGGAAATTTTTGGAGAATACgtatctcttaaatatttttccttgaacagaTAAATGAGAAGTATCTTTACACTTTCATTTGCTTATGGTTCTGTTTCAATTAAGCTGAAGAAAGCTAAAGTTAGCACTAATAAATGAAGGGGCATCCTTTGTTGGGTTAACATTGAAATCAGTGAACAGCAATAGTATGGTGATTCCCTTCTGCTACACTTCAGCATTAGAATTCAAGACCAATAGTCGTGTTGGTCTTGATCTAAGTTTGAGCTGATGGCTCAATGCAAACCCGAAGGGGCAGCCTTGACtctggtgtatttttctgttacagcgcttcatttgcatttggaaatctggatgaaagTTCCCTGGTCCAAAATAGTGGTAGTGACCTTagtgcagaggacagagaactactggcagcttatcatcacagttttgatgatGAAAAAGTGGATCTGGATCTGATAATGCACTTACTTCACAGCATCTGTCATAGTTGTGATGCAGGTAGGTAAATACCCAACCAGCTGTTGTGGCTTTGGCTTCTGATGAATCGTGCTCTTCTTTCAGCAATCCCCAAACGTTAAAACCTTCTGAGTGCTAGTCGacatgtatttgaattttctgtttaactttgcaaacccacttccttttttaggagcaattttaatatttcttcctgggtATGATGAGATAGTGAGCCTCAGGGACCGCATTCTTTTGGATGACAAGAGATTTGCTGCTAATGCTCACAGGTAAAACCTTTAgttgctgtggcttttcattgcttcttttaaggagccttaaaatgttccttttgtaTTGCATTAGATACcaagttttcatgcttcattcaagTGTGCagactttggatcagaagaaagtGCTTGAAACTCCACCTTTTGGCATCCGCAAAATTGCAAGTATTAGAGGACTTTGTCCGATGCTACAATgatctgttttgcctttgcttttacagtgactctagttttggtggttttggttttttttctttgcagattctttctactaatattgcagaaaccagcataacagTCAATGATGTGGTGTTTGTCATTGACTCAGGCAAGGTGAAAGACGTAGGATTGCCTTAAATTTTCCTAGTGCAATTCTAAAACACACAGTGCATAAACTTTGGggaacttggtttttttttctttttactttacatgaaaatgaaaaaaagcttttactaGCTGAGAGCTACTGCCTGTCAGGCAACAGTCCTCGCTGAAAAGTTTCAACATCCATTTGTTTGaagacaaatactgtaaatagcTAGCTGTCTaaaaaaccttgtaaaagcTAATCTAGGTTGATGTATTAATGGATCTTTCTCTTTTGCAATTTagtatttctgctggatttttaaaacaagtcctCAGTTTAGACCACCACCTTCCTGAGACTTagggagcactgggagttccTTTTGTCCTACTATTGTATCAAGTCCAAAAATAATCCATGaagtttttaagcagttttttttgctgtgttcagtgccCATTCCTAATTACTTGTTCAAGAAAAGTGAGAACACACAATGAGGCAATTTAAGACCTAgtgtacagctttgaaaatgaaattggatttcATAGGTGATATGCACACCAAATTTCTGAGGTTCtcataaagtgtttttttttgtaattgtacaTCAGTCTTAAGAAAACAAGTAGGTAATTTCCAagtgagataaaaaggaaaactttatttggtataataatgtatttttaccTGCTTTGTGATATCTCAGAACACAGATTTGACATAGCTTTTACTGACTTGCAATTACCTATTGACTAGAAAATGGTGACTTTCACAAACTGTGGAGCATTAAGGTACTACAAAGGAGATACCATCATAAATTCACTTGAAACTGAGAAGGTACCTTTGTTGCAGAAGCTACTGTATATCTATTAGTGTTTCATACTTTTTAGGAAACTTCTGTTGGTAATCTAAATAActagtaacttttatttcatgtaccctattgagttttcagtttatattcctttctttgtttttctagaagtCTTTTGATGTGCAGAGTCGTGTTCCAGTGCTAAAAATGGGctggatttcaaaagccagtgctgtccagagaaaaggcaggtaatAAATGCCTCATactggtttccattttgcagatatCCACAATCTGTGTTTCGAATAAAGCACACAATGTAGTAACTGTTTCTAGCCTAGTCCAGTGTGTAGGGTCAGTATGTATTTCCTTGGAATAATTTCCCAAGTTGTAGAAGAGTGATGCTCAGGCATTTCCCAAAGGTCTGGgttgttttccccccattaatttgttctccttcctctttctcccatgtAGCACCAGCAGTCACAGTGTCCAGTGGGGTGTTTTCACATCTTGTCTGTGGGCAGAGGACTGCCTGTTTCACTTTCTCCAAGCTATCCATGACTTAACAGGCCATGATTATATTCTTCCCAACACTGTGGGTGAGGGCTCAGAAGTTTGTGTAGCAACAAATGCCTGTTTAATCAGTCATACTGGCATTAAGCTGCACATTTGCACATAGATGTATATCAATGAGAGAGCTGGCTGTCTCTCATTCACTCACAagttatttaatctttattctgccttttactCCAAGCATCACTTCTGTTTGGGGGATGTGAGAGGAAACAATAAAGTTTGCAACTGATTCCTTACAACAAAGGATGATTGAGATTTGGACTGGTCTTAAGTtagcaaaaaccccacagcactttacattagataagccttgtttttctttctccagatttcTCAGTGGTGGGTTAAAATTACCGTAAAAAATTGCCACACTCTCAAAAATAACTCACGATTGGAAAACTCTCACTTTGCATGTGACTGACAACACTGTCTTCATAgaactgcttcttcttttccattctgagtttctgtgtctgtctgttggctttaggttttgtttttagaaagaaatcctcattttcaccacttcccatattttattttcaagggctgggcactgtcagcctGGAGTCTGCTTTCGTCTCTTCAGCAGGCTGCGATTTCAGAATATGTTGGAATTTCAATCTCCAGAACTTCTAAGAATGCCGCTTCAGGTGCATGTTCAGTTAGaaactgtaactttaaaaaatacaatgtccTCAAACCATACTATTAATTGCAACAAAtcatgggtttggggttgtttccaAATCTTGgtaatcttttttgttctgccttttaccTTGCAGGAGATTTGTTTGTACACAAAACTTCTGACTCCAATTAATTGTCCAGTTGTAGACTTTCTTATGAAAGCTCCAGATCCGCCGCCTGCTGTAactgtgagaaatgctgtgcaTATGCTTAAGGTCAGAGAAGGAATAGGTTTAGATGGTAATTGTGTTTGATCCCAAATTTGTGGTGTAGCAGTCTGTCTTACTGACTTCAGTTTGTACTGAAGCCGTTTTTAATTACCTAAGGATGTTCTGAGGTTTTGTTtattgtctgttttcattttgtgtgtgggGATGTGGTTTTCCATGTCAAGGGAAGAGAGTGCTTTGAAGTCTTGTCTCTGTTAAtagtttcacttgcttttttagtgtttggaaACAAGTCTAGTTAATGTCCAGTAttcacatcctttctgctttctctgtaaagTGATTTTGTCCACCCTACCCGTCCCCCTCTCCTTTGTTTGTTCGTTTGTTTATAAACAGACCATAGATGCCATGGACCCTTGGGAAGATCTCACTGAGCTTGGTTATCACCTCACTGAATTGCCTGTAGAGCCACACCTCGGTAAAATGGTGTTGTATGCTGTAGTTCTGAAGTGCCTGGACCCCGTTCTGACCATTGCCTGTGCTCTTGCCTGCCAAGACCCTTttgtgctgcccacgctggcctCCCAAAAGCGAGCAGCCGTGCTGTGCAGGAAGCGTTTTGCTGCCGGGACGTTCAGTGACCAcatggccctgctcagggctttccaggtagaatttcatttcagagagttcTGATCACAGCACACCAGCCAAGCAATGCAAATGTACCAAGCCACTTGGATGTAGAGTGGTGGACTGTGCTTAAGTCCTCGGAGaagactttctttttgcctagTGGCTTTCCTGGGTATTGGACTCATAAATTTGTGAGGGAACCCTTTTTGTAGTAtgttttgttgatattttcaaaccttataaaattctaaatgttcTAACCATGTGCCTCTTTATATCCTACTACACTGAGCTTCAAATCATGATCTTAATGTAAtgatctttatttcttgttttaacttGACATAATCATCATTCTAGTGAACACGTAAAGAGAATCTAattcttgaacagaaaaaagtatCTGGTTTGATACATTAACTTTTGGAGtgggttttgcattttattgacataaatgtaatcttttttgaaaaaatgcagttttagtttAAGCCCTTCAAATTAATAGGCAAATGTAAAAACGTTGTCAGGCATGGCAGAAGGCCCGCAGTGACGGCTGGGAGAGAgccttctgtgaaaagaacttcGTATCCCAAGCCACAATGGAAATCATTGCAGGAATGAGAACACAGTTGCTTGGCCAGCTTAGAGCCTCAGGTAAAGAAGTTGGAAACTTCTTTAACCTTGTTTTAAAGTCAGGCATTTAGAAATTGTAACAAAAGTCATGTTCACTGgtgtaattttccttacttaatttgaaatacaccTCCATGTACACATTCATGCAGGGTATGGTGTAGATGAGGAAGTGTGGCTGATCTAACTGAAAGCACCCTCATCTCCACATGCCActgcatttcatgttttaataaattattcccatcggaaatgtctttaaattgtaGAAAATAGTGATATTCTGTGTTAGTATGAAACCCCTTATCAGGAAGGATTTCAGTGTAAtggtttcttcttgctgctgttaaggttggcagtggtgaaaaatgaaacaaataagtcGTTTATTTCACCTTTAGTTTCTAACTCCTTTTGAGAACCAAAGAGAAGCTAACGTGGcgctgttttgtctttttcatttgtcaggttttgtgagagccagaggaggagctgataTTAGAGATGTTAATGCTAActctgagaactgggctgtgatTAAAGCTGCCTTAGTGGCCGGGATGTATCCCAATCTGGTGCATGTAGACAGAGAAAGCCTGCTGTTGACTgaaccaaaggagaagaaagtgcgATTTCATCCTACCTCTGTTCTTGGCCAGTCTCAGtgtaaaaaggtaaaatcactTGGAATTCATAGTTCAAAAAACACAGCACTAAAATCTCTCCcatgttttagaaatgtcttttcctagTTGTCAGTACGTTAAAAGCACTATGGGCATTTAACACTacagctttagaaaatactgttctacTCAGCTGATAGAATTggagttgtttcatttttccattgtttcaatTAGTCCTTTCTCTAGATGGAACAAggtaaaatggcaaaaaaaaggtcccaattataaaattgttttaaagatataatgATCCCTACTCttaaaagcaagtttttctctgaaactttttttttaacatttctttttaaagcaaaatattttgttttttcatggtAGGATAATTTGTGAATCTGGTTGAATTCTCTCAcgcttttttatttgcatgtatatttttatatgtatctaattatacatgtatttatttctcaaaatacagaatcatagaatggtttgggttggaagggaccgtaaagctcatctcattccaacccctgccacgggcagggacaccttccactagtccaggttgctcagagcccccccagcctggccgTGAACACTGCCAGGTTGAGGCATGCACAATGTCTGTGGATAAAATGAGAGATACGTTCAAATTTACATTCATTACAGGTAGAGGGTATAATAGCCTGGTCTTACCTGCTCTTGCACAGATTGCCCCAGCAAATGGACAAGCTGCAGCCATCCAGGCCCTCCCTACAGACTGGCTTATATACGATGAAATGACGGCAGCTCACAGGACAGCAAAcatcaggtgctgctctgttgtgACACCTGTCACCGTGTCCCTCTTCTGTGGACCAGCCAGACTGCCAAGTAATGCCTTGCAGGCATCTTCATCCTTTCGAGGTACACCGGAGTCTGGATTTGGAATGTTTCCGTTGGTGTCCATCagtgtgtgacatggaaagcttacttttcagtaatatttaatacatatattgGCTGATTCTGGAAACAGCGCTGTTATAATTCCTGTAGTTATTCAGGAAGAGTTTGTTGGTTCTGTAAGAAATCTCTCCGTTTTGGGATTCCTTACATATTCAAGTGCATAAATGACACAGTTCCAGGGTATCAGAAACTGCAGTATAGTTCATAAGGAAAGAATGCAGCCACAATGTCTAATGATCATACTGGTACTGAGAAGTTTAGTATGTGTGTTCTTTTTCTACAGACCACTTTATTTGATACATTGAACCAGATTATTGAAACGGCaagaataatttagaaacaaTCAATATGGCAAACAAGTCATGTTGCTTCTAGCTGACACATACATTTTCAAGATAGGTTctattgataatttttaatgtcaggTAACTGCACTATTAACTCTTAAGTAATAGAGAAGATaaagaaatttccctttttttcctcatttcaattGAGTCCTGCTGgaatggaagcaaaaataactgcagctaGTTGTCATAGTTTGAATCAAACTAAAAGTCCAACTTATTTCTGAAGCTTTCCTGTCTTGCTTTTAAACTGTGAACCTTAGAGTAGTGTTTATGCTGAttgaattgcattttagaaaaatcaggaatccTAATTAATAGCCATAtctgtatatatgtatttcCTTACTAGGTCTTTAAATCTGCTGTTTTACTAGGAAATAGAGCCACGTGTGGTTTTGCAAACAGCTTTAGGCAAAAGTTGGATAGTGGCCTGTGAATACTGGGGAAGGTACATGAGTTGAGTCACATCATATCAGTACAGGTTTTTACATAGCAGGACTTTCAGCAGGTCTGGCTACTTGATTGCTGCTATCTGGAGCAAAGACTTTCCagtgtatttgcagaaaagaagaggtagttttacaaatggttacatttaaaagtcaattttagaaggaaaaatattattgctggtAACACAGTAGTATGCGGGTTTTTGTGtgtaagcagaaataatatagagatgctaatgcaccttttgtctttaattcagGGGGATGGGTATCTAATGatagcagtgacagtgagatggaggacaaaacagctgctgatctgccactgctgaagctggatgAATGGCTCCATCTCAAACTGGACcctgaagtaagaaagaaattagcCCTGGGCTTGCTTCATGTAGAAGAATTgtaaaaagatgtgaaaaggtGTTTGTAACATTTGAGTAGCCCAGAATTTTCTCCAAGAACGTCATGGTCCATTTGGGTCTCTCAAGCCATGTACTCTGTGATTTAACCTTTACTTGACGAGCTCGTCAGGAATTGAAGGGCTTCAATCCCCTTTGGCACAGAGTTGTCTGTCACGTGAATTCGTGTATTCAACATCCGGGCTGCAATGCTTCATCACCTATCACCCatacctttctgttcttttacctgtgagcaaaaagaaagaaaataattagtcacCTAAGTCAACAGTGAGAGTGCtcacccctcttcctccctcttggtGTGGGTGTCCTGTCTCTCACACAAGGGAGCAGGAAAGCCTCTGCAGTCCAGATGCTGTTGGATCTGCTTCACAAACTTTCTGGGCAGTGCgctgttttaaatgtctgagcTTGGCAGATTTGTCCCTTTCCACAGGTCAGCAGATTCTGAAGAGATTCTGCCAGACAAAAGATAATGGCTGCAAGGGACAgcaagctgcaggtgacagtggctgtGTAAGggcccttctgctccttctggcctcctgtcctgcctgcatggTGCTCCATCAGGCCATAGCATGAGCTGGGATAGCCAAAATCTGAACAAGAGCTGAGAGAACAGCCACATTGGCATATtgtgctcttctttctctgagagaataaccaaaatcagatcaaaaaaggagcacttgaagctggagttgctgaaagaaagttgctgtcagattttggaaggagaaatttcaaaacctctttGAAATAGAAGTCTTTATGTCATTGAGGAGCTGTGGCGATGGTAGGAGGTAGTTTATGGGTCATGAAACATACAGCTTTACCAGCTCTAATAATAACACTGTCTCTCCTAGACGTGTctaaaagagtaatttttaaaaactgatttcaatGGAAGCATTTCTGATAACATGGGAATTAGACTACAGTCTTCTGAACTTAGTCATCACACTTGAGCAGGTGtctctttaagaaaaatgtcacttagaGCTCTTTTCCCTCAAGTATGACTGAAGAGTGCATGAGTAGAGACTGATTGGAGAAGAAGGGCATAAAGCATGAAAGGATTGGGTTttctcagaagataaaaaggaaaaaaaaagtctgtgggtTTACAGTACAAAGCTAAGTTTAGTACTTAGagctaaatgaaatgtttcaaaaattaccTTGCACCCAAGGCAAAGAAAGTAAATCAGCATCTTAGTTTAAATATGGATTATTCCCCTTCCCCAAGACCTTAGTCTTGCCTTTCATTGTGGGCCCTGTTTATATTAGAatgccaggtgctgcctgctgtgaaaaagacagggtcctcttacctgtgtgatctaattttcatcagtatttaacagaactggaattcactgcaggctgctggtaTGCTGCTGCAACTCAGGCAGAAGTGGCACAGCTTGTTCCTGCGTCGTATGCGAGCTCCTTCTAAGCCATGGTCTCAGGCTGATGAAACAACTGTAAGAGCAATTACAGCTGTTCTGAGTGCTGAAGAACAGtctgcaggtctgcagcagccttcaggAATTGGCCAGAGACCAAGACCTGTGACTTGTGAAGAGCTTCCTTTGGCATCTACATGGAAGTCaaccaacagcagaaaaagctcaACACAAACTGAATTGTCTGCCTCCTCTCATGCTGAAAAGTAAGATGTTGAGGTCTTCCTCTCACTGTAGGTTGCAATTGATGTATACAAGCTTCACTTAAATTTCTGCTAGTCATAGGAGGTGGAAACCGTGGAAATACAGTTGAAAGGTGTTATACTGTTGTGTGCTGCTTTGTAATCCCATAAAGAAGTGTTTCATACCTGGGCCTGCTGTTTGAGAGAGCTGTCAGGAATATTGTCCGTGAATTGTGATGCTTGAGAAGTAGCAGAAGAGGTTTACCagtagcattaaaaagcaatgcatGATCAGTATGGGATTTTTAGTTAGGGTTTAATAGATTTTGTAGTTGCTATAATACGTGTGGTCATGCAGTAGCTGACAGGTCGATGTAAAATGTTCAGTGACTGCTTGTGAAACTCAAGGTATGTCCTTTTTAgggtttcagtgaaatctgcttctcctgcactccGCCAGCCaaagaagtacaaagaaaaagacattttgctgtCCAGACGATCCTCAGCTGACAAACCAGCTCAGTCCTCAGtgaagcctgcagagagcagtagctgttccagcccctgtgctagtcctccttctccagtgtcTGGAAAGGTAGAGTTCTCTAACATATCACCCTGCTCTTCCAAAGTAATAGAATTTCTTGCTGATCTCATTCTGCAATTAggtattttactgataaattaGGAACATAACTTAACTTTCCATTTATAACAGCTGCATAATACTTCCTTCTGGAACTTAAAATCTAGACTAAATATCCTTGTTTCACTagtttaatacagcaaaaataatttgtggactgctgaggtaaagctatgcaaagtagaaaaaatgagattttaaaacaaaacttgttctAATAAACGTGTATTAGTTTTTTCCAACTACATGAGTATATTATACGCACACCTGAAGTTTTTGGATTCTGCCTTTCTCGGCTTCTCTAATAGATTTTCAGTATCAATACTGATTCTGTCTTATCTGCCTTACTATGACTGATTGGGGTTTTGGTGATGGTTATTTTAACAAAGCACGCATTTTTAATGAGAGTATTGTGGTAGTTGTCCCTGTATACTTGAATAGTAGACTGCAGTAGTACTAAAGAGATCATTGAGAGGAAACTTCATGGACTCGTTGGAGGATTTAGTAATTCCTCTtgaatctttcagcttttcaataaagacagtgtaaaaggaagaaactatGTTTCCTGAATGCAGAAATGCGGGTAGTGGGCTGTAGGCTGCACTCTAGGATGATTAATTTTGGTGTCATCTCAAGGTGTGTCAGACTTAAACCAAGTCTAATTAATCACCAGACTTTTTAATCCTATTCTGTTCTACTTGTTTTCTGCCCCTCATGGATGAATTACTGCGGAAGGGGCTAACGGCGGGCCTGTCAGCTAAAGGAgcgaggagaagctgagaagcaagaagctgataaggagctctctccaaggctgttaccaaggagaccgagagaagagaggaattgaGGAAAGATAAGGAGAGAACTTCGTAGCTGGACAACGTATTTTTGGAAagttagctgaagtcactgttacttttcaccaGTGGTGTTATGTTGATTTATTGATGCCAATAGTTGGGGCagaagaagtataaacaattagaaagtaTATAAAAGGTCAGCCACTGTCGATAATAAAGAGTTGCCATCTGAGACTGCGTgtggtctctgctttgtgtcgcGACCACCTCGACAGCGACATGTGGTGATCAGCGAGTGGAACAGCCCAGTGTGAGTGCTCAGTCGAATCCATTTAcaagcagtgcttgaaataatgtcaaatcaAACTCTGACCATGGATCtcttaaacagcagcaacagcaaacacGATCAGTAATTTACCAGATTCGATTGGCAGTAGACTACCTCCtcgcagaggaaggagggatctgtggaaaatttaatacttcagaATGCTGCCTAGAGATCGATGACCAcagtcatgtaattaaaaacgttactcaaaatattagaaaactaaCCTGTGTTGGAACACTTGTTTGGAGAATCTGATTAGTGGGACAACTCGTTCACCTGGAATGGCAAATTGTGG from Vidua macroura isolate BioBank_ID:100142 chromosome Z, ASM2450914v1, whole genome shotgun sequence includes these protein-coding regions:
- the LOC128821493 gene encoding 3'-5' RNA helicase YTHDC2-like gives rise to the protein MSRHRRVLRRQPGGAAGDWAAGAAGRARAEALREVGVDEVVEMAVQLALERFRSGDEAEMEFPSSFTSTERAFVHRLCQSLGLVSKSKGKGANRYLTVRKKDVSEAHAGMTCGLALRTKHAVRSLIQRFPVTNKEGTELLPRTERGNACAVESENKEVNKITFRLNDGIPQVPVKRGESEFDSFRQSLPVLEKQEEIVQIIKDNKIVLIIGETGSGKTTQIPQFILDDCYKNGTACRVFCTQPRRLAAVAVAERVAAERREKIGQTIGYQIRLESRVSPKTLVTFCTNDMLLGTLMAGDSTLSTVTHVIVDEVHERDRFSDFLLIKLRDVLQNQHHLKLILSGAAVDTNLFIRYFGSCPVIHIQGRPFEVKELFLEDILRSTGYTNKEMVKYKEEKQQEEKQKYTLAEWCSAQGNSNKRTSRRQKSVPRANEEYKWLDDGGDTVFSQLTEKDVNCLEPWIVKEMDSCLSDIWLHKDTDSFAQVLNLILTENVSVDYRHSETGATALMISSGRGFLSQVEELISMGASIHCKSSNGWMAVDWARHFGQTEVVDLLESYSASFAFGNLDESSLVQNSGSDLSAEDRELLAAYHHSFDDEKVDLDLIMHLLHSICHSCDAGAILIFLPGYDEIVSLRDRILLDDKRFAANAHRYQVFMLHSSVQTLDQKKVLETPPFGIRKIILSTNIAETSITVNDVVFVIDSGKVKDKSFDVQSRVPVLKMGWISKASAVQRKGRAGHCQPGVCFRLFSRLRFQNMLEFQSPELLRMPLQEICLYTKLLTPINCPVVDFLMKAPDPPPAVTVRNAVHMLKTIDAMDPWEDLTELGYHLTELPVEPHLGKMVLYAVVLKCLDPVLTIACALACQDPFVLPTLASQKRAAVLCRKRFAAGTFSDHMALLRAFQAWQKARSDGWERAFCEKNFVSQATMEIIAGMRTQLLGQLRASGFVRARGGADIRDVNANSENWAVIKAALVAGMYPNLVHVDRESLLLTEPKEKKVRFHPTSVLGQSQCKKIAPANGQAAAIQALPTDWLIYDEMTAAHRTANIRCCSVVTPVTVSLFCGPARLPSNALQASSSFRGGWVSNDSSDSEMEDKTAADLPLLKLDEWLHLKLDPEAAGMLLQLRQKWHSLFLRRMRAPSKPWSQADETTVRAITAVLSAEEQSAGLQQPSGIGQRPRPVTCEELPLASTWKSTNSRKSSTQTELSASSHAEKVSVKSASPALRQPKKYKEKDILLSRRSSADKPAQSSVKPAESSSCSSPCASPPSPVSGKVEFSNISPCSSKVIEFLADLILQLGILLIN